The genomic segment ACAGGGCCCGGCTGAGCGCACCCGGCGGGTGGGCGTTGTCAGGCGGTGGACTGGTCGCCGAGGGAGCCGTCCAATGCCGGAACGGCTTCGTCTCGCACGGTGAAGTACGGCTTCCGGGAGCGCAGTTGACCGGCGGCCTCTTCCTGCAGGGCGCCCGGCTGGAACGTCCCGGCCCCCATGGAGTCGCCCTCGCCCTGGACAACGCCGTGGTCCAGACACTCAACTGCTCCGGCGGATTCACCGCGAACGGCACCGTGCGCCTGCGCGGCACCCAGGTCACGGACAACGTGAGCTTCGAGGGAGCGGTCCTGAACGGGACCCCCGACAGCCCGGCCCTGATCGCCATGCACACGCAGGCCGTCGACCTGGACCTCACCCTCGCCCGGCCGCCGTCCGGCACGGTCGATCTGCGGGGCGCGCAGGTGTCGTATCTCCACGAGAACGAGCACAGCTGGCCGGAGACGGTGGAGCTGGACGGTTTCGTCTACGGCTCCATCAAGACGGCGGAGGCGGACGGCGAGCGCCGGGAGGCGGTGGGAGACCGGGCGTCCGTGGCCCGCCGCATGGAGTGGCTGGAGCGCAGCCCCGGCTACGGCCCGCAGCCGTACGAGCAGTTGGCGAGCTGGTACCGCAAGGCCGGCCACGACGACGACGCCCGCCGCGTCCTCCTCGCCAAGCAACGCCACCGCCGCCGGGGCCTGTCCCCGGCAACCCGTCTCTGGGGCCACCTGCTCGACGTCACCGTCGGCTACGGCTACCGCCCCTGGCTGGCCGGTGTCTGGCTCCTGGCACTGACCCTGCTGGGCACGCTCGTCTTCCACGCGCACTCCCCCGCACCGGCGAAACCGGGCGAGGGCGCTCCCTTCCAGCCCCTCGTCTACACCCTCGACCTGCTGATCCCCATCGGCGGCCTGGGCCAGCGCACGGCCTGGTACTGGACGGACGACGCCCCCCAGGGGCTGGCCTACGCCCTGATCGCCATCGGCTGGATCCTGACGACGGCCGTCATCGCGGGGGTGACCCGCACGCTGCAGAAGAACTGACCGTGCGGAGGTTCAGCCCGCCGTCACCGTCACCCGTACCGCTCCGTCCGGCCCCGCCACCAGCACCGGGGTCTCCGGTCCGCCGAGGTCCCGTACGGCGGCCCGGTCCTCGTCGGAGACGGTCGCGGAGTCGGTCACCACGGCCGCCGCCTCCAGGGACTTCGCGCCGGAGGCCACCGCCATCGCGACGGCCGTGCGGAGCGCGCTCAGCCGCAGGGAGTCGAGGGCCACGGTCCCGGCGACATACGTACGGCCCGTCTCGTCCCGTACGGCCGCCCCCTCGGGCACGCCGTTGCGGGCCCGCGCGGAACGGGCCAGGGTGACGATCTTGCGGTCCTCGGGGTCGAGCGCGCTGCTGTCGGTCATGAGCCGAGCATACGGAGAGCGGGGTGGCCCCTCATGCCACGGGGTGCGTTCACGCCCGGTCGAGACGGAGCCCTGCGCGCGCGGCAGGCCGGCCACCACCAGGTCGTACGAGTCCTCGATCAGCTCCTCGGCCAGGCGGTCCGCCAGGCCGCCGTCGAGGGTCACCGTGTTCCAGTGGCGCTTGTTCATGTGGTAGCCGGGGATGATCAGGCCCGGGTGCTCGGTGCGGAGCCGGACCGCGTCCTCCGGGTCGCACTTGAGGTTGACCTTCAGCGGGCGCTCGTCCGTCCAGCTCAGGGCGAACATCTTGCCGAGGACCTTGAAGACGGAGATCTCGGGGCGGAAGGGGAAGTCCTCGACGGCCTCGTTGAAGGACAGGCAGAAGATACGCAGCTCCTGTGGGGTCACTCCGGCTTCGTCCCCTCCTCCGACGGCTCGGCGGGCCCGATCGGCTCCACCAGCACCGTGACGATCTTGTTCCGGCGGCCGGCCGCGGCCTCCGCCGTGAGGCGCAGTGCGCGCTCGTCCGGCAGCGGGACGACCGAGGAGGCGCCGGCGATCGGGACGCGGCCCAGGGCCTTGGCGAGCAGGCCGCCCACGGTCTCCACGTCCTCGTCGTCGTAGGCGTCCAGGCCGTACAG from the Streptomyces sp. NBC_00310 genome contains:
- a CDS encoding oxidoreductase, with the translated sequence MLTYDELTGPERELWDAFPEGRRVDLRTGVAEEDRIAGGGDWGPERTVRASVVAALLLGANSTQQAGAVGSLALAGARIADRLDLAGARIDHPVRLEECWFEESVNLFGAETRTIAITRSRAPGLEAGSIRVEGRLDLNRSTVEADSVSPFHPRITALSLMHARVSGGIILNRARLSAPGGWALSGGGLVAEGAVQCRNGFVSHGEVRLPGAQLTGGLFLQGARLERPGPHGVALALDNAVVQTLNCSGGFTANGTVRLRGTQVTDNVSFEGAVLNGTPDSPALIAMHTQAVDLDLTLARPPSGTVDLRGAQVSYLHENEHSWPETVELDGFVYGSIKTAEADGERREAVGDRASVARRMEWLERSPGYGPQPYEQLASWYRKAGHDDDARRVLLAKQRHRRRGLSPATRLWGHLLDVTVGYGYRPWLAGVWLLALTLLGTLVFHAHSPAPAKPGEGAPFQPLVYTLDLLIPIGGLGQRTAWYWTDDAPQGLAYALIAIGWILTTAVIAGVTRTLQKN
- a CDS encoding cytidine deaminase yields the protein MTDSSALDPEDRKIVTLARSARARNGVPEGAAVRDETGRTYVAGTVALDSLRLSALRTAVAMAVASGAKSLEAAAVVTDSATVSDEDRAAVRDLGGPETPVLVAGPDGAVRVTVTAG